Genomic segment of Benincasa hispida cultivar B227 chromosome 1, ASM972705v1, whole genome shotgun sequence:
AAGTCTTTGCCTGCCTCTCGATTATGTGACATGCGCTCCAAACTCAGGGTCATTCCATCACCCCTACGTTTGAGGGAAGATGTTAAGATATAAAAGTCACAGTAGCTAGAATCTTCTGTATAATTATGTGTTTATTCTCCTTGATTTGATTTATGCCAACATGTCATGTTTTGGATTATTTTCCATATGTAATAATTTCCAATCACTCGCCATTATCGTTGATCATTGGTAAAGAGTTACCAAGTTTGTATTCTTCTGGTTCATTATATAAGCATTCTCTTCTCTTGGCTTTTTACACAAGTTAGAGTAATCATTATCAGAAGCCTTGTATTGTCAATCTTCTCTTATATTACTCAAAGTTCGAGTTAGTTTCTTTGAAGAAAGATTTAAATCCTTGATTTTAATTGTGTGAAGACTAAAATTCTAAGATTTAGAATGATTATTGATGAATAGTTTGAATGTATTAAAAGAaactaaatttttgttttagtcTCAATACCTATTTTGGCTGAGATTGaactattaaaataattgataaaaaCGTAAAAAGTATTATTTTTGACAATTAGGAAGAAGACTTATGGTTGTAACATGTGAATAATTTACtcgaaattattcaatttgatttaCCAAATTAAAAATCTAGGCCAGAAGTGGAAGAAAACCTAGCGAAGGATTATATTGTCATGTCTATGTGTTCCATGAAAGTAAAGTTATGAACTTTGCAAAGAAATCgtgagagaaaaaggaaaaatatatagAGAGTCCCATCAAATTGTAAATCAAATTCACCCAACCGAACGGCTTTCCTTTCCGAGCTTACCTACGTTCGACATTGAAGCGAGTCGCTGTTTCATCCTAAATTCATCGCCTTTTTTGTAGGAGCATGTCGGACGCTTATTGGAGGTATACCGACTCACAGCAGCAGCCCCCGTCGTCGGTTCCGGCCGTCGTCGGCAAGCGCCCTCGCGTCGATTACGGTAATAAAGGAACGACTCAATTCTttacccttctttttctttttcccgcTTGTTTCGTACATTTGGAATTAGGGTTTTCTTAAGGTGACTGAATTTGAGGTTTTCCCATGAGTTGCTAAATTGTGCAATCTTTGGGTTTTACCAACTTTTAGCGCATGTTGGGATTATTGTGAAACCGTAATCTGCAGTGATTTGTTTTTGTTAAGATGCGTTCTCTCTTTTATATGTTATCTTCATCCATTTGCTGTCGATTTGTTAGGAAATTTCCTGAATGATTGGAAGGAGGTTCTCTGCGTATTGTTTTACAACTTCCATTCTCATCAATTAGTGCGATTTGTGCATGATTCTATGATCCTTCAACATATTTTCTTGCTCCGTATATCAAAATTTTACTGATTTGCTGATCACGTTGTGGAACTAAGGGTCTCTTGAAGTCAAATAGCCAAACTTATTGGTTTTCATGAGTCTTGGGATCCCAGTGGCCAGTGGGTGTCCTTAATGCGCACTTTGAAGTTATCCGTTTTTCTATAATAGAGTTCTTACTTGTAGCATTTTGGTTTTAAGGCTTCAGAATATGCCACAAAAGGAATGCATATTTatcaacaatttcatttttgtgGTTTCTATTCGGAGTATGACTCTTTAAGTATCTTTCCAGAAATAAAACAATTCATAAAAACTTGAAGGTAAAATGGTGGACTTCTGATCTTCATAACTGAAAGTTTAACATATTAATGTTCACATCATTTTTATGGTTTCTTGAATTAGTACTTCTATCTTTTTAAGTCATGATTTCACTGTTGATTGAAGCGATGCAATTCTTTGTGGATCAAGTCACTttgttctgttttgttttttctcttTGCTTTATTTGGCACATAATTCATTATTAATGGCTTGTAGATCCCACTGGTCTTCACGAGTTGCCCAACTATTACCATCGTCAAGATGATAGACCAGTGCTCCAAGGAATTAAAAGTGTTGATTCCATCAATGAGTCCTATGAACGTTACCTACGCAGCTCGGTACTTGTTTCTCTTTGAAGGTTCAATTCTGTTTTCTATATGTTTTCTCATGCAAGTTCATTCTAATTAACCATGCAACCTTTTTTTGTTTCAGCAAATTTCATCTTATGGTGGACAGTCTGCTAGACCTGTTGGAGGGGGTGTTCCTGGTCATTCGATCAATGATCCACCTATATTGGGGATTGGGGGTGTGGTTTCAGGGGCAAATGTTAATGATAGAAGTACGAGCTTTGGAGGTGGGAGGCCTAACATACCCCTTCCACCTGATGCTTCTAATACACTATTTGTGGAAGGCTTGCCTTCAAGCTGTACACGGCGTGAAGTAGCTcgtatccttttaatttttcccaTTTCCCATCCTTGTATTGTTAAAGGCATTATTGTATTCTATTCTATTGTCTCCTTCACATCCACCCACAGACATATTTCGCCCTTTTGTTGGCTACAAAGAAGTGAGACTTGTTAACAAGGAATCCAGAAATGTAAGTTGATTTGTTGCAGTTCATCAACTCTGTTTACATTTAATATGAGACACCATTAACTAAAAAGTGGATTTCTTTAATCTAATTTGTGCAGCCAGGAAGAGATCCGGTGGTGCTCGGTTTTGTAGATTTTGTGAGTCCTGCCCATGCAGCTACGGCCATGGATGCCTTACAAGGTGTGCTTGCATCTgctttaattattaatttctttGCCTTTGTTTTCTGGCTGGTAAAC
This window contains:
- the LOC120085617 gene encoding RNA-binding protein 2-like isoform X1 → MSDAYWRYTDSQQQPPSSVPAVVGKRPRVDYDPTGLHELPNYYHRQDDRPVLQGIKSVDSINESYERYLRSSQISSYGGQSARPVGGGVPGHSINDPPILGIGGVVSGANVNDRSTSFGGGRPNIPLPPDASNTLFVEGLPSSCTRREVAHIFRPFVGYKEVRLVNKESRNPGRDPVVLGFVDFVSPAHAATAMDALQGYKFDEFDRDSVNLRLQFARFPGARSGGGHRGKR
- the LOC120085617 gene encoding RNA-binding protein 2-like isoform X2 yields the protein MSDAYWRYTDSQQQPPSSVPAVVGKRPRVDYDPTGLHELPNYYHRQDDRPVLQGIKSVDSINESYERYLRSSQISSYGGQSARPVGGGVPGHSINDPPILGIGGVVSGANVNDRSTSFGGGRPNIPLPPDASNTLFVEGLPSSCTRREVAHIFRPFVGYKEVRLVNKESRNPGRDPVVLGFVDFVSPAHAATAMDALQEVTVGELCAFNLYIYFGLSLWKICLFVFLLRNS
- the LOC120085617 gene encoding RNA-binding protein 2-like isoform X3; translated protein: MSDAYWRYTDSQQQPPSSVPAVVGKRPRVDYDPTGLHELPNYYHRQDDRPVLQGIKSVDSINESYERYLRSSQISSYGGQSARPVGGGVPGHSINDPPILGIGGVVSGANVNDRSTSFGGGRPNIPLPPDASNTLFVEGLPSSCTRREVAHIFRPFVGYKEVRLVNKESRNPGRDPVVLGFVDFVSPAHAATAMDALQVSISPSWVRPFCFLLALEKKGI